Below is a window of Chaetodon trifascialis isolate fChaTrf1 chromosome 17, fChaTrf1.hap1, whole genome shotgun sequence DNA.
TTTAACGTGgtgaaactttatttaaaaatgttgaataaaaatgaaatcagtAAACTctgaaccacagaagaagacctGCTTGCtctcacctccacctgcagctgtccGATGTCGTCGGTGGCCCACGCCTCGTCGTCGTTGTCGTAGTTCTGGACGGTGGAGAAACTTCCCGCTCTGTGCTCTGATGTCATCCCGCTGTTAGCGTTAGCCGCGGTGACGCCGCCACCGCAGTCCAGATTCTCTGCAGAGCGAGCGGACCGGATCCTCGTCTCTGGGATCCTAACAGGAACCGGAGACGTCTCGAAGCTCTCACACTCCAAAACCTCCACGTAGATGATGTATGGAGcctggggaggaggaggaggagaggaggagaggaggaggaggaggagagggacaggaggaggagaggaagaggaggaggaggagagggggaggaggaggaggaggaggagagggacaggaggggGACAGGAgggggacaggaggaggagaggaagaggaggaggaggggggggaggagggggaggaggatggTTACTGCCAGTAAACATGACTTCAGACAGACTTGTTGTCGGAAGGTGAATTTCTGTtaaagctaggctaacagtttccctctgtttgcagtctttgtgctaagctaggctaatcatgCGTTGGACAGACATGAAACTGATGCCTGTCTGAGAAGAACTGGACGTCACTGAATgcatcactgctcctctcctcacaTGAGCGTCTTCGCTTTGACTGCAGCTCAGGTTGAGTTACCTGCTCAGGtgtaccaggtgtgtgtgtgttaccttgtCCTTGGAGTTGAGCACCACGGCCTGCGTGTGCGGGATCCTGCAGACGTGGTGCTGGTGCTCGGCGGTCGGCAGCCACACTCGAGCCGGCAGCTTGTGGTTGAGCAGCGACAGCTCTGAGATCAGCCGCTGGGTCTTCTGCTCTTTGGTGGGCAGCGTGGCCAAACGCTTCCCGATGCAGAGCAGAGACTTCACGAACTCCCTCTGAGGACGGAGACGCTCCGGCTGAAACGCAAACGTCCcaccagaaaaacactgaatcaaacGTCCACAGACCGAAGAAGACAAGTCCAAATTATCAGAAAGAGGAAGACGCTGAGACAATCAACCGACAGGAAACTGATCAGCAGACGTTTTCACTGTCGATTCGTCAGTTCAGTCACGATGTGTCGGTTCTACGACGTAAAACTACGTATAGAAAAGTCTCGAACACAAAAGACGGTAAAACGTTCAAGacataaaacatcaaatctGTTGAAGGCAAAACACAAAACCTTTGAGTATGAAACGAATCAACAAAGAGTCGGAAGAAATAACGCCGAAATCAACAAACTGCACTTCAACCGTTTGTCCAACAGAGGGCAGACCGACCACTGATCCTGAAGCCACATTAAACTCCACCCAGAGAAAAACACCacctgacaaacaaacaacacgaCAACAAACAAGGAAACACCTCGCTGACCGGAGACTGACGCTAGTCGTCCTCCATCTGTTCACACGctcagctgctgttcagcatCACACGGTTCAAATCCTCCTCCACAGGCCCCCGGTCCAGAACcaggtcggggggggggggggcgggggggcgggggggcacACATGGAAACATTTCAGAGATGTTTTGGGAGAAACTCAAAGACAGGAAAGAAGTTTACGGGACCCAGATTCTGAAGCACGAGACAAACTGGATTCACAGTTTAAATCCAGTTTAATACAGAGTTTAATCTGCTGTTTAATCTGCAGTTTAATCTGCTATTTAATCTGCAGTTTAATACAGAGTTTAATCTGCTATTTAATCTGCAGTTTAATACAGAGGGTAATCTGCTGTTTAATCTGCAGTTTAATACAGAGTTTAATCTGCTGTTTAATCTGCAGTTTAATACAGAGGGTAATCTGCTGTTTAATCTGCAGTTTAATACAGAGTTTAATCTGCTGTTTAATCTGCAGTTTAATACAGAGTTTAATCTGCTGTTTAATCTGCTATTTAATCTGCAGTTTAATACAGAGTTTAATCTGCTGTTTAATCTGCAGTTTAATCTGCAGTCTGTCAAACTCCAGATTAAACTCAGAGCTAAAGGCAGTCGGGGTTTAGTTTAAGGCCTCAGACTTCCTTCAGTGCAGAAAAAACTTGATGAATCGATTCAATTAAATCATCTTTTCTGACAAATGACTGTTTGAgtcattttggaggaaaaaaagccaaaaatctgcgttctgatgttttttttgtgaatatATTTGGTCTGTTGGTCGTTTCAGCAGGTCGCTCTTAAGGTGGACTGCAGAGATGTCTGCGATCGAGTTTACAGCGGGGACAGTGTCCAGGCTAAATGTCCATGGACTGACAAACTGGACTCGTCGATGAGACCTTTCATGGTTTTCATTCTGACTGAAGTCTGAACTTTCTGGAATCGTCTGCGTTACATAAACTCTGTTGTTGTCGGTATCTGCAGTCTCTGGCTGCAgaccagccctcctcctcctcctcctcctcacttcctgtcctcccaGTCACCTCCTCCCCTCCGTCGCCGCGGTAACCCTCCGCCAGGACACAGAGGAGTCAGATATCTGttttcagtgtgcagcaggtttttgtttctcttcttcttctgctgctcgacttcatttgaataaataaaCGAGTTTCCATCCTGTCAGTCTGTTCCAGTATGTGATGAATTACTGAATCAGAGGAGCGAAAGCAGAAAAACGGAAGAGGAGTCGTGTTTGGAGCTCTGAAGTGCAACACCTAtgtatgcattttattttggtagagcacttcctgtttcatgttatcttaataaaaaatgaagagCACCTGAAGAACACCTGAATCTGACCAGAAGCACTCTTACTGATACCACAGTAAAAATACTGTTAGTCTTGCTTTTAAAATCCTATCAAAGTACACAagtactgtcagcttcatgcagtaaaagtactgtctgtgcagtgaaatgtctttttttggttttaagtTCTTTCACAGCTAACCTGTTAGCACACCGTTAGCCCGCAGCTAGCCTACTGTTAACATGTAGCTAGCctcctgttagcatgctattaGCCCACAGCTAGCATGCTGTTAGCCTGCTGAAGGCTTCAACTCTTTTAGCCAGTTTAACACGTATGTTGGATGTTAGCTTGATGCTAATTCCTTAAGctaacagctgcaggagaacatcCCTGAAAGAAACGAATGTTTTCTAACCAATGGTCAACAGCACAGGTTAAACgctgtgagcacatgattgaTCATGTGATCACTCAGAGCCAATGAAAATGTGTGACttgagcagcagcttcctgttgaAGCTCCGCCAGCTTCGCTTTgagctctttctcctctttgtctttgttttaaaaGCTGCTGAGGGTCAGATGGATGAAAACtagatttcacatttcactgctttcagtCACGAACGTTAAACAAAGACTTcagcttctcttttcttttctttatcagGTCAGAAGTTCAACAGCCGAAAACAGTTTTCATGATCTCTCTCGTCAGTCTCTGCCATGATTCAGTTTTTCCACAATCTCCGACTTCAAAGAAAACGACGTGGAAAATCTGAGGAGACACCAGCGAGCgtccaaacagcagacaacactttcctctcagctgtcagcGGACGAAGAAACGAGGAAGAAAGATTCAGACTCTTCTCTGAGtggctctcagccaatcacatcgcACTCTGTGCCTGGCTTCCAGCCAATGGAGAGCCTCGGTCTGCATGTGACCAAACAGCCTGCCAAGAACGTGACAACagaacacgcacgcacgcacgcacgcacgcacgcacgcacgcacgcacgcacgcacgcacacacacacacaagcacacacacacgcacacacacaagcacacacacacgcacacacgcacacacacacgcacgcacacacacacacacacacacacacacgcacacacacacacacgcacacacacacacaagcacacacacacgcacacacacaagcacacacacacgcacacacacacacacacacacacacacactctctctctctctctgtgctccacCTTCGCAGTGAatcagcagctgaggctcatgggaaagTATTGAGCCCTGCAGATATTTGCTTGTGAAGCGAAGCGTTGGACACCTTAACGTGTccacctgatggtggcgctagagcaGCAGAACCACGTTCAGCACAACCGTCTGCAAACGCTGCCAGAAGAAATCCTCAAAGACTCCATCGCCGCCATCCAGGAAGAAACAAAACTACAACCAAATCCTTTAAGAGCCCAAACAACGACACACAACCACTAAAGAAACAGAAGCGTCTGCTGCGTACCTCCTCGTGGACAGCTTCCACTTTCGGGTTACTTCCTGTCCGTCGGAGGCCAGAGCCGGGCCCGCTGCTCGCCGTGGTGGCGTCAGACTTTGATCTCTGGTGGGTCCTCCTGGACGGGGAAACAAACACCTCCGCCTCCCCCGGTACGGGGCTGTCCGGGGCGGGGCCAGTAGCGGAGGGGGGCTCCACGTTGCTGCTGTTGTGCCTCCGGTGACAGCGGCGGTGGGACGGCGAGGACGCGGGGCTGTCGGACACAGAGGCCGAAGCCGGTCTGGGAGTATCGGCTGAAGGCGCGGAAGGCTTGAGTTCGTCCGACAGGATGAGTTTCCGCAGTTTGGTGCCTCTGGAGTGACGCTGGGTGGAGATGTGCATGTCGGAGGAGTAAGCACCCAACAGCCAAGCCGTCAGCAGGGAGAAGGTTATACTTCCTGTGCAGCGGTGGAtctgagacacacagaaagactcTACGTCACATGTCAGCAcctgaaatatctcagcttTAGCTCATTAGATACGCTTAAAAAATGGCTGCAGTTCCTCAAagctctcctccaccttccGACACCGCTGAGTCAGCAGCTCCGCCTGAACAAGGTCGCACGTCTCCCCTCATCTGCAGAGGCATCTGATTGACTACAGGCCGCCTGAAAATCCCTCGCCGCGGGCTGAGAACCTGTAGTTCCCCTGGCCGACCGATACTATCCATATGTACTATCTATTGAGCTGAGCCCAACTGTACCTCGTTGGTGCTGCTACACCTCTTGCACCAGCTTCAGAGACACGGGAGACAAGCTGCTTACCAAGCTTCAGTTTGTGTGAGGTGGTCAGCACGCTGAAGGCCCTCAGCTGCCGTCCGCTGATGGACGATGTACCAAACCTCTACCTGGGGGCGTCTTGTAAGGGCCAGACCACCAGGAGCTACGCTCAGCGGTCCTACTTAAGAATGGGGGCATGGTCTCCCAAATCTGGCACTTTCATGAGGGGCAGTAAAAAGATGGAGTGGATTTAGCttttaacatgctaatattagcttcTTTTACAAAGTGAACTGCTACACTAATTAGCTGCACGATGGCTAGCTGGCAGTGAAACGATCAGTTCACAGACATTAATGATCCACAATCAGCCGCTGAGCATTGAACCTGCTGTCGTGCTAACCAGGTGTCTGAGGACTCACCAGGTACGGTCTGATGGCATCTCCCACCTCGGTGTCCATGTGCACGTACATGTTGAGCAGCTGCGGTAGGTAGAAGTCCACCTCGCTGTCGAGGAAGCTGAAGAGACGGTTCCCAATGTACGCCTGCACGCCGGGCTCCTTTGACTTGTACAGGTAGGAGATCGCCATGGAGACGTCAAACAGCTTGGACTCAAACAGGCGCAGCAGCCACGACTGTTTGGACGACGACGAAGAAGATGATGACGGCAGCAAAGACGAGTCCGGCCAGGCTGAAGGACGTGGATCTTGCTTGGAAGTACCACCTTGTTTTTCTCCGTCCTTCGCAGAagtcccctcctcttcttcctcatcttcttccttGATGGAGCTGGTGTCCGGGCTGATGTGCCACTGTGGACTGGAGCACTCTGAGTCTGTgtagtgttgttgttgttgttgttgttgttgctgctgctgattgtcctgctgctgttcaggcACTTCCCTGTTCTGCAGCTTGACCTTGAGAAGAACTTCCTGGCAAGCCTTCAAGGCCACTTCCGGGTCGATCACTGGaagcagaaaacaagcagaggtcagagggatGGTAACCATTAAATCTGGAAAGCATGAAGCCATAACACCCGCTCACCTTGCTCGACCCCCAGGTCCATCTCCATGGCGTCTTCTGAGATGACGTCCAGCGGGGGGCTGGGGCCCCGCGGCTCACCGCCGCTCGACGTGCCGCTGCTGCCGATGCCCTCGCTGGCGCTGCTGCCGAGGCTGCCGGTGCTGCCGATGCTCCCGCTGGGGCTGGAGCTGCGGGGGCTGGCGCTGGGGGAGGACGGCTGCTCGCTGTGGGACGGCGGGGGCAGCTGCAGCTGGGGGCGggggtgatggtggtgatggtggtgatggtgatggtggtaaTGGGCAGGGCAGTCGGAGGAGCTCTCAGAACACGAGGAagatgacgatgaggaggaggaagaggaggcgctggagggggaggaggggcagGAGAAGGTTGTGGGGGAGGAAGAGGCTGGCGGAGGGGGTGGGGCTGAGTGGGCGGGGCtaaggtggagctgctgcagagccgGGGACAAGGAGACCTCGGCGTCGGCCATTTTGGAGGAGCAGACCTGCAGAGAGGACGGACGTCTGTTAGACCCCAAAACGTCAAACTGGTCCTTTAAAAGCAGGTTTCCTTCAGCTGGTCAGGAACCAGttaacacagcacacacagacacacgccgCAGCACCAGAGCTGATCTGTGatctgtttgcatgttcacgCGACTTCACTGCCACccacgcctgtgtgtgtgtgtgtgtgtgtgtgtgtgtgtgtgtgtgtgtgtgtgtgtgtgtgagagcgcatgtgcgtgcgtgcgtgtgcgttaTGTAACGTCCTCCTGCCTGCACACCAacctgtcatcatcatcatcaacaggaAGTGGATTATATCTGACGTATCCAATCAGAGACCTTCCTCTAATAGAAACGCTCTAATGACTCAACGCTGAGCAGCGACTGGAGGTCTGACCACCAGGTGACCTCTGAGGGACGCAGGTGATCctctgcatcctcctcctcctcctcctcctcatgcctTCTCTGTCTATCTCAGCCTCCATCTTTGCTCTGGTTACACTTCGCTCTCGGGTCAGCGACCAGCAGCTGATCGGGTGTCGCTCTGACGCTCTGCGTGCTGACTGACATTTACAGGacgaacacaaaaacacatcagtgaagcgtctcctcttcctcctcctcctcctcctcatcacctcccACCGTGTGCTGCTGATCTGGAGTCAGCGAAGAGGCTGAGAGCGTCTTTACTTCACCGTTTGTCCAGATATGGACATGGAGACGTTTGGCAGCAACCCGGAGAGTTCCACCCAAAAACATGCCGTTCATGTTTTCACAtcctgtactgcagtacagcaAGTACTACTACACACTGAAGATACTCTGCTGAAAGT
It encodes the following:
- the LOC139345716 gene encoding phosphatidylinositol 4-kinase beta-like, which gives rise to MADAEVSLSPALQQLHLSPAHSAPPPPPASSSPTTFSCPSSPSSASSSSSSSSSSSCSESSSDCPAHYHHHHHHHHHHHPRPQLQLPPPSHSEQPSSPSASPRSSSPSGSIGSTGSLGSSASEGIGSSGTSSGGEPRGPSPPLDVISEDAMEMDLGVEQVIDPEVALKACQEVLLKVKLQNREVPEQQQDNQQQQQQQQQQQHYTDSECSSPQWHISPDTSSIKEEDEEEEEGTSAKDGEKQGGTSKQDPRPSAWPDSSLLPSSSSSSSSKQSWLLRLFESKLFDVSMAISYLYKSKEPGVQAYIGNRLFSFLDSEVDFYLPQLLNMYVHMDTEVGDAIRPYLIHRCTGSITFSLLTAWLLGAYSSDMHISTQRHSRGTKLRKLILSDELKPSAPSADTPRPASASVSDSPASSPSHRRCHRRHNSSNVEPPSATGPAPDSPVPGEAEVFVSPSRRTHQRSKSDATTASSGPGSGLRRTGSNPKVEAVHEEPERLRPQREFVKSLLCIGKRLATLPTKEQKTQRLISELSLLNHKLPARVWLPTAEHQHHVCRIPHTQAVVLNSKDKAPYIIYVEVLECESFETSPVPVRIPETRIRSARSAENLDCGGGVTAANANSGMTSEHRAGSFSTVQNYDNDDEAWATDDIGQLQVEAEAQTSSSDNISQFSVDSITSLESKEPVFIAAGDIRRRLSENLAHTPTSFRRDPEDPSAVALKEPWEEKVRRIREASPYGHLPNWRLLSVIVKCGDDLRQELLAYQVLRQLQSIWQQERVPLWIKPYKILVMSSDSGMIEPVLNAVSLHQVRKQSQLSLLDYFLQEHGSFTTEAFLTAQRNFVQSCAGYSLICYLLQVKDRHNGNILLDSEGHIIHIDFGFILSSSPRNLGFETSAFKLTSEFVDVMGGLDGDMFIYYKMLMLQGLIAARKHMEKVLQIVEIMQQGSHLPCFHGSSTIRGLKERFHMSLTEEQLQLLVEQLVDGSMRSITTKLYDSFQYVTNGIM